The DNA sequence ATCAGCCAGCGTCGCCGTTTTGCCCTGTTCGGCAAAATAGTCCTGTGCTTTATAGATATCGTCTTCATTACGTACGCGCATTCCGATACATGCACATGTCGCTTCAGATGATTTACGCAGCACTAAACTGTGGTGCCCGCGCTCTTCGAGGCCGCGTAAATAGACAGCCGAATCATCTTCATCACTCACCACTAGCCCGACCAGCTCGGTATAGAAATGCCGGCTGGCATTAAGGTCGCGGACGTTAAGCACGACGTGGCTGGCACGCGTTACATTAAAGGGGGTTCCAAAACCAACTCATCAATCTGTGGCATGGGCATGTTCTCTCTTTCAGACGAAGCGATTGTCAGTATTGTTATGTGAGCCAGCAATGACATAACCGGCCCGCTTTTGCCCCCGCCACTACGACTGACTTCAGTAACGAGGAAGCGATAATTTAGATATATCGCATTAATAGATATATCTCATTGTTTGCGATGAATTGGAGATCAAGCGCACAATTCAGGATGAAGGTTAAAAAACGTTGAAGTTGCAGCGCTCAGCAAAGCGAAAAAGGTATTAAGTGAGGGATCACTCAATACCTTTTTTATGATGCTGTCCGTACTGGCAGGATCAGCATGTGGAGGAAAGTTATTATTTTATAATGTGTTAGTGCGAGCTTGATACAAATTAAGATTCTACAGATTTAAGCTGTGCAAGCGTTTGTTGCAAAATGGCGGCAACCTGTCGCTGCGTCTCTTCATCACTGCCATGATAGCTATGTAACTGGCTTCGTAGTTCATGAAGCGCCTGCATTAATGACGGTTCAAACGGCTGACGCTGCTCAGACATTGCCTGATTCACGGTTTCGCTCTGCTGAGCGAACAACGCCAGTTTAGCAAGCAACGCATCCGCCATTGCCTGATTGTCGGTCAGCCAGCTTTCTCCCTGCTCATTGATCGCATAGCGTTTGCGGTTACCTTCCTGATGCACAGTGACATGGCCCACATCTTCAAGGTAAGTCAGGGCTGGATAAATCACGCCCGGGCTTGGTTTATAAAAACCGCCGCTTTTTTCTGACAGAGTTTTGATCAGCTCATAGCCGTAGCTGGCCTGCTCTTTCAACAACGTCAGTAATAAAATCTGTAACTCATCCGCACCAAATTTACGGCCACGAAGGAAAGAGGGACGATCGCGATGACCGGAATCACCACCCCCACGACGATGTCCGCGATGACCCCCGTCACGTCCGCCATGCGGACCGGCAAAACGTCCCCGATGACGTTCACCGCGCATCGCCTGATGCCACTGGTTAACGCTTGTTTCTGGCTTCTCTGTACGGCTTTCAACCTGATCAGCAAATTCATTGCGGTGCGCGTGTTTTCGACCACAGCCGCCACGGCGTTCATTAAACATATCTCTAAACATAGGTCTCTCCTGATTAAATGTGTCTTACGACTGTATCGTAAGATATTCATCTTTGTATATCTTACGATAATAAGATGCAAGAGGATTTTTGGTACATCAGGGATGAGAAAGCAGTAAATCAACAGCCAAAAATTTGCCACTGTAGTTAAAAAGCTACTGATTTTGAAGATAATTAATTGCTTTTAGAAGTGGGGGAAGTAATGAAAAGCTGACCATATAAATGACCAGCTTTGATGTTTGTACTTAATTACAGCACATTTTGCTCATTCGGGACTTTCTATCAGAATGACGTGGTTACGCCCGCATAGTAAGCGCGACCAGGTTCGTTATAGGTAGAGGCACCCTCATTTTCCCGATAAATACGTTTATCAAGTAAGTTACTGATACCAGCAGTGAAACGAAGGTTTTTATTAAACTGATAGTTTGCTCCTACGCCCCAGATGGCATAGGCACCCACTTCGTTTTCCGCCAGCCCGCTGGCTTCCTTACGAATTTCGGCTGTGGTACGTGGATGCTGGCGGCCATACATAGTCCAGCTGAGGGTAGTCGACAAGGCATCTGTCATCTGCCATTCCAGCCAGCTGTTTACGGTATATTTCGGGATCAGAGACAGAGGATTACCTGTCTCTTTATATTTGGAGGTAAACATGTAGGTCGCATTGGTTCGCCAGTTCAGGGTGTCTTCTACCACAGGGATAGTCAGGTTCGCTTCCATTCCCTGCGTGAGAGCTTTGCCCCCGTTCTGCCACTGATAGATATCATACGTGGATGAGTAACGCGCGTTTGCCACCTCAACGGTGCCCAGAGAATTACCGTTATCCGCGACGATTTTATTCTGATAATCATTGCGGAAGTAGGTAAGCCCCGCACTGTAGCCTTCGTCGTTCCATTGCAGACCGATTTCTTTGTTAATGCTGATCTCAGGTTTGAGATCGCTGTTACCCATTAGATAACAACCGGTGCTGCCACCAATGTTACAGCCATTACCGCTGCTTGCCAGCAGATAACCTTCACTGGACTGATAGAGATTCGGCGCTTTGAAAACGCGTG is a window from the Candidatus Pantoea bituminis genome containing:
- a CDS encoding PadR family transcriptional regulator, translating into MFRDMFNERRGGCGRKHAHRNEFADQVESRTEKPETSVNQWHQAMRGERHRGRFAGPHGGRDGGHRGHRRGGGDSGHRDRPSFLRGRKFGADELQILLLTLLKEQASYGYELIKTLSEKSGGFYKPSPGVIYPALTYLEDVGHVTVHQEGNRKRYAINEQGESWLTDNQAMADALLAKLALFAQQSETVNQAMSEQRQPFEPSLMQALHELRSQLHSYHGSDEETQRQVAAILQQTLAQLKSVES